The Paenibacillus amylolyticus genome contains the following window.
TCAAAGTACGTCCAGTTGGATTCCAGGTTAAATTCTGAATGTAGGAGGTTACTATGAGCAATTTTCAGCGAATTCTGATCCTCGGAACCGGCCCTGCCTCCATTCAGCTTGCGGTAACGCTCAAAATTCATCTTAACTGCTGCATAGGCCTTACGGGGAGACAATCGGTTCGTTCAGCGTCCGTATTTGCAGCCCTCGAACAGAGCAATGGGCGTGTTCAGGTCAGCATTCAAAATGAGAAGCATCAACCGTTGGCAGGCGAATGTTTCGTTGATCATGTGTTTAATGGATATGACACTATTGAGGGAGAATGGGACACACTCATTTTGGCTGTCACCACCGATGCATATATCGATGTTTTGGAACAAATGAATGAAGAATTCACCAAACAACTGAAATGTATCATTTTGGTTTCGCCAACGTTCGGTTCGAATCGTCAAGTGAACCATTATATGAAAGAGCGGAATGCAGCGCCGGAAGTGATCAGTTTCTCTACCTACCTCGGAGATACCCGTTGGATGCACGAATATGCGTCCAATCATGTGATCACAACCGGGGTGAAGAAAAAGGTCTATGTCGGTTCTACTCATTACCCGTCTGAACAGGTTAGCAGGCTATGCCAAGTGTATGAGCGTTTGGAGGTTGCGCTGGAAGTGATGCAATCTCCATTGGAGGCGGAAACGAGAAATATATCGTTGTATGTACATCCGCCCTTGTTTATGAACGACTTCTCATTAGAAGCCATCTTTGGGGCATCGCATATTCAGAAATACGTATACAAGATGTATCCCGAAGGTCCAATAACACAAGTGTTGATTCGGGAAATGCGGGCACAGTGGCAGGAGATTATGAATATTACGGACCGACTCCATATCCAGGGAGTGAACCTGCTTCAATTTATGACGGATGACAATTATCCGGTTCGATTAGAGAGTATATCACGCCAGGATATCGAGAATTTTAATCAGTTGCAGGTCATTCATCAAGAGTATTTATTATACATACGGTACACCTCACTATTGATTGATCCATTCTCGGAACCCGATTCGGCAGGCAAATATTTCGACTTTTCAGCGGTACCGTTTCGTCAGACGTTCATGAACCGCGAAGCAGAATTGGACATCCCACGGATGCCCAAGGAAGATTATTATCGCATCAAAATCATTCAAGGCATCGCCAGACACCTCGATGTAAGCTGCCCAACGATTGATCAATTCATCGCCAGGTATGAGGCGAAGCTTCAGGAAGTAGCTGATGCACATCCAAATCAGCGCTTGTCCAATGCCTTTGTGATCCAATCCTTTGACGAGGATATCCGCATGATCTGCACCGGACTTTCGAGTAATAGGGTCTAATTATATTAATTTAAGTAAGTTGAATTTAGTTTTACACAATAACGAAGAGGACAGAAAAAACCTGAAGAAGCGAAGCGCTCGCCTTTATCACCGAAATTCTACCTTTAGGAAATAGATTCAAGAATTTCGGGGATAACAGCGATCGGAAGGTTGTTCTGTCATCGAAGTGGCAAGTGTAAATGTTTAGTTTTGCTTACTAATCGGGAGGAAATGTTGTGAGAAAAGGTCTTACATTTACAACCATACTATTGCTGGTGTCTGCCATTGCGCTACTCGCCGGATGTGCTCAGAGCCCAAAAGAGAAAGAGAGCGCCGAGCAGGAACCTGCCAATAAACAGGTACAAACGGAGCTGATCTATGCTTCTGCCAAAGATATTAATGATATGAACCCCCATCTGTACACAGGTTCCATGCCCGCGCAAGGGATGGTATATGAATCTCTGGTGGAAAACACGCCTGACGGTATCAAGCCCCTGCTCGCGGAATCATGGGATATTTCGGAGGATGGCAAGACCTACACCTTCCATCTGCGACAAGATGTGAAATTCCATGATGGAGAGCCGTTCAACGCCGAGGCGGTCAAACAAAATATTGATGCCGTTCAAGCCAATGCGGAAAAACATGCCTGGATCAAACTTTCTACCAAAATCACAAGTGTAAAGGTAATCGATGAGCATACGGTGGAACTGATACTTTCCGAAGCCTACTATCCCGCATTGGTGGAATTGTCCATGACAAGACCCTACGTATTCCTATCACCCAAGGATTTCAAGGATGGCGGAACCAAGGACGGGGTAAGTGGTTTTCACAGCACAGGACCTTACAAGCTTACTGCGCATAAGGTCGAAGAGAATGCCACGTTTGAAGCCAATGAAGACTATTGGGGTGGTGCACCTGCAATCAAAAAAATCACATCCAAGGTTCTTCCGGCAGGCGAAACGACATTCCTGGCATTGCAAAAGGGAGAAATCAACTTTGTATTCACGGATGACCGGGGGCAGACAGTATGGATGTCGAGGCCATGGACCAGTTGGCTGAATCCGGGGATTATCAAGTGGTCCGAAGTGAAGCGATGAATACGAATATGATCGTGGCCAATAGCAGTCGCCAGAATAGTCCGGTTCAGGAAACGGCAGTGCGGGAAGCGCTTTGGATTGCCATTGATCGGGAAACGATCAGTACAGATATTTTCAGCGGTACACAAACGGTAGCGGACACGCTGTTCTCAGCCAATGTCAATTACGCCAAGGTGGACCTGAAAAAAAGGGAGTATGATCCGGAATTGGCCGGAAAACTTCTGGACCAAGCTGGCTGGACACGGGCGGACGGTGAAGGGGTGAGAACGAAAAATGGTCAGCCTTTAGCCATGAAACTATACTATGACAGCAACTCGTCTTCACAGAAAATACAGGCTGAGTTAATCCAGTATTCCATGAAAGAACTGGGTGTTCAGCTGGAGATCGTAGGCGAAGAGTCCACTTCCATTGCGAATCGGAGAGCCACCGGGGAATATGATCTGCTCTTTAATCAAACCTGGGGACTGGCCTATGATCCACAGAGTACCATCGCTGCATTTACATCAGATTCGGCATACAAGCATACCACAAGCGGAATTGCCGAAGCAGATGAATTGTATCAGAAAATCGATGCAGTCATGGTCTCCACGGATGAGGCTTCCCGCCAATCCCTGTATGCGGACATTATGAAGATTGTCCATGATGAAGCGGTGTTCATTCCCATCACCAACGGACGTGTCACCGTAGTCGCTCCTCAGAATCTCGAGGGTATCTCATTCAAGCAGACCCAATATGAACTACCTTTTGAAAAAATGAATTTTAAATATATAAATTGAACTAAACATTTACACAAAACGGAGAGGACAGAAAGAACCTGAAGAAGCGGAGCTAAAAGCTTTCTGCAAGAAAGCTGCTTCGGAAGCATACACTCGCCTACAAGCTCTCTGCAAGAAAGCTACATCGGAAGCATACGCTATCCCCGGATTTTCCCTATATAATAGGAATCAAAAAAATCTGGGGATAACAGCGATCGGAAGGTTGTTCTGTCATCGGAGTGTAGTGTAAATATGGTTTAGTTCAATTTAAATAGAGCGGAGATGGATATGGGAAGTTATATCGTCAAACGGATTCTGTTAACCATCCCTTTACTGATTATCATTTCATTTATAACGTTTGTTCTGATTAATCTATCTCCGTTGGACCCGGCGGTTGTTGTGTTACAGGCCCAGGAAGTTCCGCAGATCACGGATGAACTGATCGCCCAGACCAACCAGGCATTGGGGTTCGATCAGCCGTTCATGATCCAGTATGCGAACTGGGTCATGGCTGTTGTGCAATTGGACTTCGGCACCTCTTATGTATCTGGTGAACCCGTATGGTCACTAATAGGTCCGGCTTTTATGAACACATTGAAGTTAACGCTGGTCTCATCGGTATTCATTATAGCGTTGTCCATTCTGCTGGGGGTGACCTGTGCCATGAGAGAGGGCAAGCTGCTGGATCGATCGGTCAGAGGTATTTCCTTTTTCCTCACAGCCATGCCATCCTACTGGCTTGCAGCCATGATGATCTGGTATTTTTCCGTCAAGCTGGACCTCTTACCTACCAGTGGCATGGACTCGTATCGAAGCTACATTCTGCCGGTGATTGTGATCACAGTGAGTTATACCGGCATCTATTTCCGAACGGTTCGAAGTTCCATGCTGAGCAATATGAATGAGGACTATGTGTTATATGCACGGGCAAGCGGTCTGAGCGAGAGGAAAGTTACCCTGCATATTCTAAGAAATTCATTACAGGTGGCGGTGTCCATCTTTTGCATGGCGATTCCGATTGTGCTTGGCAGTACGGTGGTTATCGAAAATGTATTTGCCTGGCCCGGACTCGGGAGGCTCAGCGTGAGATCCATTTTGAGCAGGGATTTTCCCATTATTCAGGCGTATGTTCTGATGTTGGCTGTCACCTTTGTCTTGTTTAACACATTATCCGACATCATTAACGCGGCGATGAATCCCCGATTGAGAAAGGAATGCTGATGCGAATACTGAAAAATTGGAGCAAAGACAAGCTTGCCATGACCTCTTTGGTGGTGATTATCGCCACGCTTATGGTGGGCATTCTCGCCCCTCTTATAGCGCCGCATGATCCTGGACAAGTAAACATGAAGCTTCGTTATGCTTCCTCGTCCTGGGCGTATCTGTTAGGCAATGATCATCTGGGCAGACGTGTATTATCCCGGCTTATCTATGGCATCCGTCCAAGTGTGTTATGGGTTCTGGTTGCGCTGAGCCTTTCTGTTCTGATCGGAACCATTGTGGGATTCATCGCGGGTTACTTCAAGGGGAAAGTGGATGCATGGATCATGAGGGTCTGTGACATAATGCTGTCCTTTCCCGGATACGTGATGACACTGGCGGTGGTCGGCATTCTGGGTGCAGGATTGGAGAATATTTTGATTGCCTTTGTCTGCATGAAATGGGCCTGGTTTGCCCGCGTGATTCGCACCTCTGTGATGCAGTTCTCTGATATGGATTATGTGAAATTTGCCAAAGCTACCGGCACACCCAATCTGAGAATCATAACGAAACATATTGTTCCGGTTGCCTTTGCCGATATTGCCGTCATTGCGAGCGGTTCCATGTGTTCAATGATGCTGCAGATCTCCGGTCTTTCCTTCCTGGGGCTTGGCATTCAGGCTCCGCATGCGGAGTGGGGCATGATGCTCAATGAGGCGAGGGAAGTCATGTTCTCCAGACCTGAATTGATGTTGGCACCGGGACTGGCTATTGTGGTGGTCGTGTCTGCTTTTAATTTTCTATCGGATGCCCTTCAAGTGGCTCTGGACCCCAAATTGATGAACTCTCAAGGGAAGGCTGACAAGTCTTACGAAAGTGAGGTGAGAAAAACCGCTTATGAATATAGTCGAGGTTGAACAATTGAAAGTATGGGACACCAACACAGATAAAGTGATCATTCATAACAGTTCATTCGAAGTCAGGCAGGGAAGCTGCATGGCCATCGTCGGCGAGAGTGGAAGCGGCAAGTCCGTCACATGCAGGGCCCTGATGCGATTGAACA
Protein-coding sequences here:
- the opp1B gene encoding nickel/cobalt ABC transporter permease, which gives rise to MGSYIVKRILLTIPLLIIISFITFVLINLSPLDPAVVVLQAQEVPQITDELIAQTNQALGFDQPFMIQYANWVMAVVQLDFGTSYVSGEPVWSLIGPAFMNTLKLTLVSSVFIIALSILLGVTCAMREGKLLDRSVRGISFFLTAMPSYWLAAMMIWYFSVKLDLLPTSGMDSYRSYILPVIVITVSYTGIYFRTVRSSMLSNMNEDYVLYARASGLSERKVTLHILRNSLQVAVSIFCMAIPIVLGSTVVIENVFAWPGLGRLSVRSILSRDFPIIQAYVLMLAVTFVLFNTLSDIINAAMNPRLRKEC
- a CDS encoding opine metallophore biosynthesis dehydrogenase — encoded protein: MSNFQRILILGTGPASIQLAVTLKIHLNCCIGLTGRQSVRSASVFAALEQSNGRVQVSIQNEKHQPLAGECFVDHVFNGYDTIEGEWDTLILAVTTDAYIDVLEQMNEEFTKQLKCIILVSPTFGSNRQVNHYMKERNAAPEVISFSTYLGDTRWMHEYASNHVITTGVKKKVYVGSTHYPSEQVSRLCQVYERLEVALEVMQSPLEAETRNISLYVHPPLFMNDFSLEAIFGASHIQKYVYKMYPEGPITQVLIREMRAQWQEIMNITDRLHIQGVNLLQFMTDDNYPVRLESISRQDIENFNQLQVIHQEYLLYIRYTSLLIDPFSEPDSAGKYFDFSAVPFRQTFMNREAELDIPRMPKEDYYRIKIIQGIARHLDVSCPTIDQFIARYEAKLQEVADAHPNQRLSNAFVIQSFDEDIRMICTGLSSNRV
- the opp1C gene encoding nickel/cobalt ABC transporter permease; translated protein: MRILKNWSKDKLAMTSLVVIIATLMVGILAPLIAPHDPGQVNMKLRYASSSWAYLLGNDHLGRRVLSRLIYGIRPSVLWVLVALSLSVLIGTIVGFIAGYFKGKVDAWIMRVCDIMLSFPGYVMTLAVVGILGAGLENILIAFVCMKWAWFARVIRTSVMQFSDMDYVKFAKATGTPNLRIITKHIVPVAFADIAVIASGSMCSMMLQISGLSFLGLGIQAPHAEWGMMLNEAREVMFSRPELMLAPGLAIVVVVSAFNFLSDALQVALDPKLMNSQGKADKSYESEVRKTAYEYSRG